CGCGGCGAAATTCATAAGCTGGATGACTTTTCGAGAGCAAGCCGCCTGGAGCGAAGAAGCCGTGGAGGGTAAAAGTGGCGGGTTGGGACGGAGCGGACAAGGCTAGTCTTTTATAACAGCGGGTGGGAGAACGAGCCACCGGCAGGCTCTTTTCTTTTGCTTTGGGACTTGTCTCACAGGAGGTCAACCTCCAAGTTGTCAACTTCCGTGAAATGCGAATCCCGCGACACAACCTTAAGTCCATGTTGCCGCGCAATAGCCGCAATCCAGATGTCGTTGTCCGGAATCGGGCGCCCCTTCCGGCGCAGACCAGACTTTATCTCACCAAACTGAACTGCGGTTCCAGCGTCACAAGGCAGGAGCATGAGTGTGGTGGAAAAACGCTTCAGCCGCTCGGTGTTCTCCTTCACTCGAGAAGAAGCAAGAGCCCCATACCAAAGCTCTCCCAGGACCGGTACGCACAAGAAAAGCTCAGAACAATTGTCCAGATAACCGGTAGCACACGGGTCGCCGGCGAACAACGCGATTACGACATTTGTATCGACTAAGGCTTTACCACTCACGTGGATCAATCTGTTCAGTGCCCGATTCTATCGCTTCCGCCATCTTGCGCAGATCATAAGCAGAAATTAGTCCAACGAATTGGAGCCACATCTTAGGATCGGTAGAACCTTTTTTCTGTGTTCCCTCTTGTGCGTACTCCTTCAGGTACCAATCAACCAGTGGGTGGTATATCTCAGGTATATCCCGCTTCTCCGGATACACCTTTCCCGAGCGTTGCGGATGCACCGGATCGCCAGGACGGAAAAGGCGGCGTCTTCCGCGGCCGCTGATGTGCAGCATTCGAATCTGCGCTGGATCTGGGGGATTGGAGGCAACTGCGTGGCTCACAATATGCTGACGCACCCCAGGCCGCCTGTCGTGAAACTCCTTCATGGCACGCTCATAAATCTCATCTAAGCCGAAGTCTTCCGCGCCGGGATTTTCTTTGTGAAGCAATGCCGTGGCAATCCATGCCTCATCCGCGACCCGTATACTCATAATTACCTCCAATAAGTACAAAATAAGATACAAATTTGGAGTTGTCAAGTACAACTCTCTACAATACGAATAATGTCCCCAACCATCGCCATTGTGGGCCGGCCTAATGTCGGCAAGTCCACGCTGTTTAATCGCCTGATTGGGTCGAGGCGGGCGATTGTCGGTGACGAGCCCGGCATCACCCGCGACCGTCTCTATGGCGTAGCGCACTGGCTGGGCCGCGATTTGCGCATCGTCGATACCGGCGGCATCGTTCCTGAAGACAAGGAAGTCATCCCGGCCGAGATTTTCCGCCAGGCGAAAGTGGCGCTGGCGGAAGCCGACGCCATCGTTATGGTGGTGGACGGCCGCAGCGAGCTGGCTGCACCCGACATGGAACTGTCCCGCTTGCTGCTGAAAACCGGCAAGCCGCTGTTCCTCGCGGTCAATAAAATTGACACGCTGGAATTGGAGCCGATGGCGGAGAGCTATCGCACGCTTGGGATCCGCGAGGTCTTCCCGGTTTCCGCGGAGCACAGCAACGGGGTGGCCGAGCTGCTGGACGAAGTGATTCGAGTTTTGCCGCCACCAGACGACCACGAGCTGCCTGCAACAGTCGAGACCAGCGCTTCCGAAGCGGGCCAGCAGGTCGAAGCCGAATATGAGCCGGACGCGGCTGAGCTCGATCTGCGCGAGACTCCTTCCTTTGAAGTTAAGGTCGCAATCATTGGCCGCCCGAATGTCGGCAAATCTACACTCTTGAATCGATTGACAGGGAGCGCGCGGGCGATCGTCTCGCCCATTCCAGGCACTACGCGGGACGCTGTGGACGAGTTGGTCCGAAATGAAGACCGGCTTTATCGGTTTATTGATACCGCCGGAATCCGCCGCAAGGGCCGCACCGAGCAGATGGCCGAAAAGCTCTCGGTAGTGATGGCCCGCAAGCACATGGAGGCGGCTGACGTCACCCTGCTGGTGATCGATGGCCTCGAGGGTGTTACCGCGCTCGATGCCAATATCGCGGGATACGCGCACGAAAGCGGCCGCTCAGTGATCGTAGTGGTCAATAAGTGGGACCTGGTGGTGGAGCGCGCGCGGCAACTGAAACAGAAGGAAGAGAAGTCAGCCACTTCGGCACGTCGCGCTGCCAATACTCCGCGCCGGGCGGCAGCGCAGGACTTGCGCATCGTTGCGGATCAGGCGGCATACGAGAGGCACGTGCGCGAGCAGTTGAAATTTCTCGGCTACGCGCCGGTAGTGTTTGTCTCCGCAGCAACTGGCCGGCACACTGAAAAGTTACTGCCGCTGATCGACGAGGTGGCGCGCGAACGGCGGAAACGCATCGCCACCGGCGAGATGAACCGCTTTCTCAAGAACGTCGATTTCGAGCGCGCACCCGTGCCGTTCAGCAAAAGAGTCCGCATCCTCTACATGACGCAGGCAGCCGTGGCGCCGCCAACGTTCGTGCTGTTCACCGACCGCGACGTGAAGCTGCATTTTTCTTACGAGCGCTATCTGGAGAACCAGATCCGGCGGGCATTCGGATTCGTGGGGACACCGATCCGGATCAAGGTGAGGCCGAGGCGAGGGAAACTGTAAGCCGGAAAACGGTAAGCGGTGAGTTTTCAAAACTAGCGTTCAGAAGTCAGAAGTCAGTAGTCAACAATAGCCTGCAGATCAGGCAACTCATTGCGGTGCCTTATTGCTGCCTGCAACTTACCGCTTACAACTTATCCAATTACAATTTGCTTTATGGTTGATGCCACGAGCGCAAAGGTCCGCCTGACGGAGACGGTGAAAGCGGCGGGTTGAGCGTCCAAGCTGAGTCCAGCGGTGCTGGACGCGGTGCTTGGGAAATTAGCCCGGCAGCATGACCCGAATGTACTGGTCGGCTTCGACAAAGCCGACGACGCCGGCGTGTATCAGGTCACACCCGAACTGGCGTTGGTGGAAACAGTGGATTTCTTCACGCCCATCGTGGATGACCCGTTTACCTTCGGCCAGATCGCAGCCGTCAATTCGTTGAGCGACGTGTACGCCATGGGCGGCAAGCCGCTAAATTCGCTGGCGCTGGTGTGTTTTCCGGAAAAGGGAGATCTGCCAATCCTGGAGCAGATTCTCGCCGGCGGCCTCTCCAAGATGATGGAGGCGGGCTGCACCGTGATCGGCGGCCATAGCATTCGCGATCCCGAAATCAAATTTGGATATGCGGTCACAGGGGCGATCCACCCGCAGCGAGTGCTGAAGAACTCGGACGCTCAACCTGGGGACAAACTCATCCTCACCAAGGCGCTGGGGACAGGCGTGATCTCCACAGCGATCAAGAATGGTAAAGCGGAAGAATCATGGATTCAGGCCGCGACCGGTTTCATGACGACGCTAAATCGAATTGCAGCGGAAGTAGTGACCACCGGCAAAGGCGGGGGGCCTTTCAGCGTGCACGCTATGACAGACGTCACCGGGTTCGGTCTGATGGGGCATGCGCGGGAGATGGCTCTCGGATCCGACGTCAGCATGGGTTTGTCTGC
The Terriglobales bacterium genome window above contains:
- the selD gene encoding selenide, water dikinase SelD codes for the protein MVDATSAKVRLTETVKAAGUASKLSPAVLDAVLGKLARQHDPNVLVGFDKADDAGVYQVTPELALVETVDFFTPIVDDPFTFGQIAAVNSLSDVYAMGGKPLNSLALVCFPEKGDLPILEQILAGGLSKMMEAGCTVIGGHSIRDPEIKFGYAVTGAIHPQRVLKNSDAQPGDKLILTKALGTGVISTAIKNGKAEESWIQAATGFMTTLNRIAAEVVTTGKGGGPFSVHAMTDVTGFGLMGHAREMALGSDVSMGLSAGEIPLIEGALGCVRGGFIPGGLKANREFAECMVGYEEGVSEELRILLFDPQTAGGLLISVDSGDADDLLHALRHAGVTASPIGEVLPLTKPLITVTP
- the der gene encoding ribosome biogenesis GTPase Der, whose product is MSPTIAIVGRPNVGKSTLFNRLIGSRRAIVGDEPGITRDRLYGVAHWLGRDLRIVDTGGIVPEDKEVIPAEIFRQAKVALAEADAIVMVVDGRSELAAPDMELSRLLLKTGKPLFLAVNKIDTLELEPMAESYRTLGIREVFPVSAEHSNGVAELLDEVIRVLPPPDDHELPATVETSASEAGQQVEAEYEPDAAELDLRETPSFEVKVAIIGRPNVGKSTLLNRLTGSARAIVSPIPGTTRDAVDELVRNEDRLYRFIDTAGIRRKGRTEQMAEKLSVVMARKHMEAADVTLLVIDGLEGVTALDANIAGYAHESGRSVIVVVNKWDLVVERARQLKQKEEKSATSARRAANTPRRAAAQDLRIVADQAAYERHVREQLKFLGYAPVVFVSAATGRHTEKLLPLIDEVARERRKRIATGEMNRFLKNVDFERAPVPFSKRVRILYMTQAAVAPPTFVLFTDRDVKLHFSYERYLENQIRRAFGFVGTPIRIKVRPRRGKL